gcgAAGGAGTTACCTGCCCTGCTAGCAGTGGgcgggtgttaatgtcaagccctgcgtCTCCCTTCTGAACACGTTTAGATGCGCTTTATAATATGGAATACTCTTTCTGTGGACCCCACTCCAGTCCGGGCCCCCCTAAAGTCCAAGCtcgggacaaaaggtccagttgtccgCCCTTATTGGCGGccctgctgaaattaacattaaccaagattcatGAATGCTGTCAATGCATTGTTCATAGtcaattcatgttaactaatgttaacaaatggaaccttattctaaagtgttaccaatgacaTATAAAacccaataaaaatgtgacaacttgccctgacTTGACATTTAGGAAAAACACCTTTGTCCTGAGAATACAGTTCAAACTTTAGGTTAAAATCTACCTTAATATATAGATCTGATCCAGTTAATCTAAACTAAACATGACAGCACAGTGACTACATTAAATTTCATCTATGCAGTTTTTATAGccaatttttttctctttgtgtgCATCATTCTTTCAGTTCCCTTATGATCACTCAAATGGAGCAAGAAGAGAAGATGCACCAGCCACTGACAAACTCATTCAGCAGGTAAACTTCACCAGGTCACATGTCTCATCACTACTTCAGCTCACGCACATCCTTCCATACATTCCAGACCTTCTCAggcaaaatgtatttcattttattttaaaccatTCCCCAGGCACTGAGAGATGGTGGTCTAGACTCCCTGGCTGAGGACCTAAAGTTTGTGTCTGTGACTAGAAAGGAGCTGGCAGAAGCCATTAATATTGGCATTGAGGATATGGAGGGCATGGCTAAGGGTATTCTAAACGGGCAGAACGGCAAGGAAACAAAACGTAAACGGCGTCCCATCCCAGTTCCACCCGACATCAAGCCAGCCAAGCCTAAAGAAGACACTAGTGCAGTGTAGAGACATACTCAGAGATATTTAACACATTCATGTGACATAATCAGCCTGATTTTCCTGCCCAAGTTCAAAGTCACTTGCTTCTCTGTTTATAAACAGGTAGTGTTTTAAAAGATTCTTCTTTTCAAAGAGGCTAATTAAGTTTTAGAGAAATAAGTCATTAAAGAAGACTTCTATCCAGTCTGATCTTTACTGCGTTATTTCTGTTCCACTGAGTGGTATTTGAACAACTATGCTAAACACTGCTGTTTAGAACTTTTAATGAGATTTGGTGCTTTGTGTATTTTTCTGATGAGTACATCAGAATTCCTGGGTTCCTAAATtcaggaagtgattttttttttcttttttttttgtttctgaaCATGCCAAACAATTTAAATAGAAGTCACCACGCTTCTATTCTGTGAGCGTTTACAGTAAACACACAGTTGAGTGAGTTGGATGTAATACAGATAAGTGCCTTATAATTTTGTAATCTGTGGGCAACCAATAAAGCAACAAAGGCAAGTCTTTTCTAATGTACCCTTGAAGAACTGTGGTTTAAACTGCTCACATTCTAAAACTGCAATGGCTGACAGCTGTTATTATGTTCACAGGAAACacattattttacaaaatattgaaCATGTTTTTAAGTAGTTTGTTACATTGCATTGAGGGATTATTATCCTCATGTCTTGTTTACAGGAAAATGTTTAGCAGTTCTAATGAttgattttagaaaaaaaaaatactttatgcaTAAAATATGTATTGGTCTTACAAGACATtttgattttagttttttaatgatgTATGCTGATAATGAATTGACACACACAGGAAGTGTTTGCGTGCTTGTGCTCTTTGATTGATAGGCCAAGTACAATATGCAAAATGCTTCATTCGCATATGTTCTTTTActtatttagcagacacttttatccaaaacgacttcaAAATGAGGAAAGAAGGTGTAATTGTGCATAAAGGAGgagggcttaaaggaatagttcacccaaaaattaaaattctcgaatcatttactcactttcatgccatcccatatgtgtatgactttctttcttcgtctgaacacaaacgaagatttttagaaaagtatctcagctttgtagatcctcacaatgcaagtgaatagtgaccaaaacactgaagctccaaaatgcacataaaggcagcataaaagtaatccataagactcaacaGAGccaaaacattcttctaaaaatctttgtttgtgttctgctgaagaaagaaagtcatacacgtctcagatggcatgagggtgagtaaatgatgagagaaattttatatttgggtgaactatccctttaatgaagctTCAAAATGTGACTTTAAATCTGCAAACTGAGTGCCTTAAAAGCTCCTCTTGTACGTGAGCTTTTACATTCTTGAAAAGAACTTGCCTCTGTGCTCATAGTGGGATTGAATTCCAGAATAAATGTACACCTTTGTTTTCTCTGGAATATGCAAAGGCTCTGtccaagtatttttttatttaatttattggcCTTTTGCATTTATTGTATTGGACAGTTAAGGTGGAGATATGAAAGTGGAGGAAGAGAGTGAGGGAATGGGATCAGGGAATGGATTTTCATTATGTGGACACACAACAGCATTTACTTGCCTTGTAAATGAATGTCTAATGAGGTtaagaaagcaccataaaataaaCAGGAGAGTTAGATTGGtgtacagattttttttcttcacagtgGAAATGGGGAAAGGCTCTCTTAACATTTTGATTAGTAATCTAGTTACTCGTCATATCAGTTACCCTGTAAATATGCAAATCAAATCAGAAATTTCAAAAGTTGAATGATTCATCGAATGTGTTTTACATAACTCGCTCTCAGCATTGTTTGTAAAATCCACATTATATTTCCCTGTGTGCCCATACAGTGGAAAAGCAATTGCAAATAGTAAATAGCAAAGGCTAGTATTTATAACTCTTTATTTTTGGTCGATACCAGATGGTTATTAATGAGCTCTCTACGGCCAGTGCTGCTTTGCTGCATACTGTATCCTACTATTCTTAAGAGGGAAATTTGAGAGCAGATTCTATTTATACTGCAACACCTAACAACTCAAGCCTCATATGGTGTTAAACTAAATCTATAAAGcgaagatgagggtgagtaaatgatgagagaaattttatttttgggtgaactatccctttaattaagcTTCAAAATGTGACTTTAAATCTGCAAACTGAGTGCCTTAAAAGCTCCTCTTGTACGTGAGCTTTTACATTCTTGAAAAGAACTTGCCTCTGTGCTCATAGTGGGATTGAATTCCAGAATAAATGTACACCTTTGTTTTCTCTGGAATATGCAAAGGCTCTGtccaagtatttttttatttaatttattggcCTTTTGCATTTATTGTATTGGACAGTTAAGGTGGAGATATGAAAGTGGAGGAAGAGAGTGAGGGAATGGGATCAGGATAAAAATTTTTAGGCTAGAGGAATTTGGTAAAGAAAATCTAACATGATGTTTGCTTATAACTGCCACTGtagttctttttttaattttctcataTCAAAGCATGCACATCCAAAATACAGTTTGCAGGTGCCTGACTAGaataacactaaaaaaaaacccacacacacaaaaaacagttACCACACTGTTGCTCTCAGAACATTTTTCATCCTTGTCTCACCCAGCGATAATGTGCCAAAGTATTTTTCTACCTTTCCACTGTAAAGAAGCTGAGTTTCACtcaattcagattattttacacaTGACTTCACTGACTGCATCAGGATTGTGTTGAAATATAGCACATTAGTTGATAAAAGCAAGAAAGCTGACTGATACCACTGTCTGAAgtcttacaattttattttctctgtgtttaAGGTCTGATTTGCCGTGTCGGTTTGGGCTTGCCCTTTTTATATTTCATGGCGAACTACAATATTTTGTTGTTGGATTTTCATTATGTGGACACACAACAGTATTTACTTGCCTTGTAAATGAATGTCTAATGAGGTTAAGAAAGCACCATGAAATAAACAGGAGCTAAATTGGTGTACAGATTTCTTTTCTTCACAGTGGAAATGGGGAAAGGCTCTCTTAAAATTTTGATTAGTAATCTAGTTACTCGTCATATCAGTTACCCTGTAAATATGCAAATCAAATCAGAAATTTCAAAAGTTGAATGATTCATTGAATGTGTTTTACATAACTCGCTCTCAGCATTGTTTGTAAAATCCACATTATATTTCCCTGTGTGCCCATACAGTGGAAAAGCAATCGCAAATAGTAAATAGCAAAGGCTACTATTTATAACTCTTTATTTTTGGTCGAAACCAGATGGAAACCAGCTCTCTACGGCCAGTGCTGTTTTGCTGCATACTGTATCCTACTATTCTTAAGAGGGAAATTTGAGAGCAGATTCTATTAATACTGCAACACCTAACAACTCAAGCCTCATATGGTGTTAAACTAAATCTATAAAGCGAAGATGAGGGTGAGGTGTCAGTTTACAAattcatatagtgtatatattgatGTTACAAATTTACAAGCAAATTCACGAGTTACAGTGTAAAATTAAGACTATTAAATCCTTTAAACATTTAATACGGACAACAAATTAACTTAATAAGGAATTTATTTATAGAGAATTTTACTGATGTCAACAAAAGTCACATAAGGTGTGGTGAAATCAAAGAACTCAAATatgtttaaagaaaatacaaaaaagctGCTATATCCCTAAAGGTTCCTTTTCTGACCCAGTGGGCTGATCGTTCGTGTGCTACAGGACAATATCTTCAAAGCTTTGATGTGACAAATAACACATTTCCAGCAGTCTGTTTTTTGTGAGGCAAATGTTCTCATATAAAGTAGTGAGGTTTCTTAACATTTATGCCATATTCTGACAGGGCCGGGGTCAGATCTTCCATTGTCAGTGTGTACTTCTTGTCCTGTAATTAAGCaagatgatgatttttttttacatgttttttgcaccccatttttttttttattacaacatGCTAAATAAAAGATTTGTTATACATAAAGAGACATACATatgtatttttctaaatattcaatacacataaatgtaaaaatgtatggatTCTGAGCGCTCAAACCTTGGTCTTGTTCCTGGAGCTTCCAGAGGCTGTGCCCTTCATTTTGCAGTGCTGCAGTGCATCATTTGCAATGTCTGAGATGAACTTCTGAGAAGCCAGGGAGATGAGACGGATTCTGTAAAACCACAAGGGGATAATGTTGTTTAGACAATGTTGTTTATTAAGAGCAATAAGTTTAAGAGCAGTTAAAGCATGGGTTCTCTGATTAGTATTAACCCtctaagctctgaaggtgtttttaaagatttagtggcagtttcagtggcatgcccaaaattaaaggcttataactatacaaaaaaaaaaaaaaaaaaaaaaagagggtcaagtgtttggtataattttaaagaaaacttttccattttttaaatgatatagattatgataaattatgagactctcagcctaagaaacggctaaaaatcacacacacacacacaataaatttgaaccaaaaattttcttttttctgatttaACATTAAACATCTCAGAGTAAATAAGGTATCgccaaaaaaaactttttgttttgttcccaataatCTAACTAAgtcaaattttgtgttgatatgacaaagcaatcaaaagttatatcattacaaatatactttatcctagtgtccaaaagcctcaccaaacaaataaaactgtacataagaactaattacacatacaaatataacaatgactaaaggtatgccttctctctccaaagcatgcaggcatgagtaacaagattTCATTCGGTTCCatgctgtcatttgagccatcattgagtctgtgtcatgaacttggcgccatctcctggtggccatatgaaaTTAGAGTGAACTAtactctctgcccatatttggatgacttccacctctggttgcagtgatctgaatcctaataagattggtttagcattccatgatgctggacaacatactacataATTTTCGATacagtcatctgatccaggaaagctaacgtttttttagccagatagcacatcatgtgctgtgtgcacattgtccttgttgtggattatctaatgatctatgcatccaattacattaagtgtgggctcgttttaatggGAATCCCCTCTTCTAAGTAATGGTGTGTGATTTTTATGTTATGTATTTGATTGTGTGAAGTTAGTAATGTAATtgataagcaacacctgtttacatgttagatgtatgtcaaagacataaacttagctattacttgctatatattatctgtgagtaaaaaaaataggctggttgtattttactctttgagagatttccaacaacatatgacacatggcaatttgatgagtttgatgtttttaccggttacaataatatgtgcagtgcaaaattatcaaaacggaacacttctgatttgtctgcaaatttcaaagcacttgttcgattttggtcataatgccaacatgcattgtaaagtacagcttctaaggtttaaaacgatacctattttgtgttggtcaagactgtagttattaatattttttataattatttgttttctcGGCGGGCCCCCTGGCAGGTACAAACATGTTacgcatgttaacataatttatgatttgtaatattataacaaatataataatattgctCTGACGTATTACCAACAATGCAATACTCTTCATTAGAAGTGAGTGTAATAATTACACTATCTGCAGTTTTAAAGCAACAACAATGATACAATTATCTCATGTATGGAATAAGAATTGATCTTTCATTACAAATACGTACTCCAGGTTAAACTTTAATTTGTCATTAAAAGCATCAAAGCTCTTCCAGCAGAACCCGAGGGCCTGAAAATGCTCTTTAGAACTACTACTGAGCAGCTGTGTGAGAAAACATTAGTTCCAAAACTCACATTCTTGGATCTGATGCTTCAAAACCAGCTCGGTTGAGGTAGTATCCTGTGACTGCATCTGGGATCTGGAACACAGACAGTTTGTCAACAGTGCAATCCACAATATACCATCACTAAGCACAAGACATACAGCAATAATGTATGAACTCACTGTGGGAGTGTAGTCCTCCAACTGCATCAGGAAATCAGCCAGTGGTGTAGTTGAGATAACAGGCTTTACATCGCCATTGGCGATCCCTGTGGGCACATACACCCCATTTGACACGGTGTCAGATGATGGGGTTGCCATGGCAGCTGAGGTGGGGACTGTTTGGAGATAAAAGTACGACAGGCTAAAGCTGCGTAAACAACATACATTACCACCATAAACATACAAATTAATTAAGTAATAGGCCTATCTAGTTTCCATAAAAGTCTCTAGCTTTgtgagtttttaatcaaatttattaTGCAAACACACACGTAACTAAATGGCTTAAGGCTAAGAAGGCTATCAACTTCAAACGGTTGTAATGATTAATTTCACCCACCATTACCGCTGCCGACCGCAGGGATGCTGCTGGCGTTCGCGGCTGAGATGCTGTTCGGGACgcagttgctgctgctgctgctgctgctgctactggtggtggtggtggtggatgTGCTGGATGCGGCGGCGGCGGCTGCTCCGGTCTGTCCTGTTTGCGGAAGATCTACGTTCATCTTTTCTGCTTAGCTTCACTATTTAAATAGATTAGAGGTGCTGAACTAATACCACGCCGTTTAAATTAAGGAAATGTTAGGTCGTGCGGTCgttaatacagtttaaaaagccaCATTGGGGATAAATCACTTTCAGGAGAAAAATATTTACGATGGAGGTGGGTCACGTGATCAACACAATACCGTGCGCAACTGGTAATAAAGTCCGGAGAACTGCACAAAAATGTGGCCAATAGTTCCGGTGTTGTATCAAATTGTGTTCCCCATCGGAATCTAATTCCCCCTAGCCCCGATAGGGTATGGgattatggttagggttagtgtaGGTAGTGTAGTGCAGGTTAGGGTAGGCAGGGTAGTGTAGGTTAAGGTTAGTGTAGGTAGGGTAAGGCAgggaagggttaggcttaggtttgtgcatggAGGATTCTGACAGCGGAGAATATTACCGTCAGATACTGTTCCCACCATACAGATATGCTGGGGGGAATCAGATCGCGATGGGGAAATACATGTATTTATATGTCTATGGGGAAACACACGCAACACCAGGATGGATCACGTCTAGGGAAACTTTTTGGATATTATTCTATATTATATTGTGATtgtatattatcattattatttggaTATAAATATAAAACCTTTTCTGGTCTACAATAAACCATATTTTGTTACTAAATTAATtcccaatgtattttttttttttttacttttgtcccTCTCTTTTATATTTCCCTTCTGTCTAGATAGAACCCTTCTTGAACCTAACGCACACGCTCCCATAGATATTCAATGGGCGGTACACTGACGAGGAGACAAGATGCcgttttttaaatggatgtctatggaggagatgcttcagtgttctgaataaactgctttagtGAGGAAATAGCTTATCACTGAATGAACTGATCGCCTGTCCgccaatcttcaacatgttttacattaaaCAATCCTTGTGGAATGAACTGTCTGGAGTTTACTACAAtacaattgctgttttataaaagaaGTCACGTACAATCTTGCGACAGGtagtgtcagtttacggctctccgaCATTTGactatccgcaaacggtgacttactgtcgtaacacactaCTTGATGgctgtctagaaggtaaccctcgGCAGCCTAAGTCTCGTGAGAGTCTTAATATTTGTTactggtttggtttagggttaggtgtagTGGTAGGGTTTAGGTTAcggttaggggtaggtgtagggtttctgaAGGTCTCTAAATACAAAAACTGTGTAAACATTCAGTTCGGCTCTCGCGAGACATTACCTTTTAGACACGACCCCAGCTGACCGTGCGCTGAGTTCGAAATTGCATATTACCATACTagtcttactatttctgccataaacAAATACAGCCCGTTACGCGCACTACTATGGTAAAAGCGCGGATGTTGCTATCTCAGTAAATAATATAATCTCTGTTCTGTCCTCATTTTTGCCAGCATTGACTATTTGCAAATGGCTCTACCTAGTGTTGGTCTCGTCAACTAACTAGTCACGTAAACACATAAAGCAGTCAAAAAAGGTTCcaaattaaaagtatttttattgtCTCAAGAATAATTATACACTTTAGtaagaaaatcaaaaataaatgtgCATATTATAGAAGCCACATATCAATATGTATAAGCCTATAAGAGTATGATACCATAACCACCAGTTTCAACATAGACAGCGACAGTAAGATACAGATATGGCCAGGGTGGTCAAGCCCTCTCAACCATTTTCAGATCGCTAGAATGAAAAAGAATAGAATGGAACGCtaaaataaaatccataaaatgaaattgtaaaaaacaaaaaaaaaacaaaaaaaaaaaaacacagttgtttCTCATTCTTCTGGCATtaaattgcacacaaaaatgatcaattttgtgtgtgtgtgtgtgtgtgtgcacattttcACTGAAACCCTTAGTGGAAATTGCATCTTTGTGGTATTACAGCCAGAAATGTATTGTAATTATTCAGATGTGCAAACCTTAATTATGAAACTACAATTTTAAAGTAGTTTCttactttttattaaaataacaaaaattgtaTGATGAACACTGTAGATCAGTGATGTATAGACCAAATTCTAAATAGCTCTAAAGATTAATTAAGATCTATTGATCAAAAACGTtaagatagatttcagagaaatttAAAGCAGAATGTTATACTGAAATGAACTTAACACAGTACCGAACTCTTTTGGCACAGCATAACAATGTAACAAAATCAATCTCAAAAGGAATGACAGAATGGTTTATGGCTTCTAACAGAATGCAGCTTGCTGTTTGATTAGTCCCTCTTCCTCAATCAGTAACATATACATTGTTATGTTCACCCTTTAACACCCCGTATTCAAAATACTTTTCAGCAGAACAGTAACTTACAAATTAAAAGGAAAATGAAAATGGCTGTACTGTAAGAGCAGATAAGGAGACAAATATTAATACACTTACTGTATTGTCTGAATTTCCACAGAACTAGTGAGCAAACAAGAAAGTTACCAGTGACTCTGAACACAGAAACACACTAAGAAACCAATACAAGATGAAGCATAGCAAGTGTTAACAATATTGTTATCTAATATAGAAATGCATAAAGTTGTTTTGCCAGCATGTAATTATCTGATACACAGAATACATGGGAGACAAGATTGTAGACAACACAATTCACATTTTTTCACAAGACCCCTTTccatataaaactaaaattgttcATTTTCATCACATGAAAATATAGATTTGTCTTTATACATGGCATCTCAGTTTCCTTTGCCACAGTGTACTGCCAGGTACATGAGTTAACTCAACTACATGACCATCAAAGTCATATTTCAATGAATTAGGCTTTTGAATGGTTCCTTTGTGGGTATCCGTTAGAAATTTTTCCCTCATTTGTTACGTCACAGTAAACTTTGTTGGTGAAatctattagtatttttttttaaactaaatactTGATGAAAAAGATGAGAAATGTCAGATTCCATTCAAACACATTGGACATTTCCATCATTTCAATGTTGGAACACATGTACTGGCTCTATTGAATAGCCACAGCTGTTTCTCTATCAAATGATGACTTGCTTTTACGAATGAAACACATTTGCTTTCATCTTATCTCACTGTgcatgtggtgctgtgtaaggcTTGGAATGTAGTACATAAGATGATAAATATTTGCAAGCCAGAACTTAATTTAGTTCAGCCATGCTGGAAGGTTACAGTTAACAGAGCTGAGGTGAATTTAACCCTTTATCTACCCAAACCCAAAGCATGTCAATTTTACTTAAGCACACATGAAAGCACAGATTAAGGATGTCCAGAAGTAGTCAGGGACTGTTCTTAGGttaaattttttcaaattgtcataTCATTCCCATTGCAATTTTGATTGTACATAGATGACAGTTGGTAAGCTTGTGTGTGCCACTTTTAACGTCGAGGGAAAATAATTGACCatgcaaaaatatatacacactcaTAACAAACACCATTACAGTCACCATACATGCACATACACCCAACTCCTctcaggaaaaaaacaaacaaaaaaaaaccagacTATATTATGCTCTAAATATTTCATGTATCTGTGAAAGAATGCTAATTTTTTGTGCTCTCATGGTCAAATGGACACCATGCTGTGTCAGTGATgctaaattaattagtaatggtGCAGTGAAAAGCAGGAAATGATGTCACACTAGTGTAATTACCACTGATATGCATACAATGGATTGAATAtggcataaaattgattaaaacccctttaaaactcCTAATTGCCTCTGAAAGCATTAGAATTAAATCTCAGCAACCCACTGCGCTTTAACGttgacacaaacaacacacaagtGATTTGAAAAAAGCCATTCAAGGTAAAATTAGACTGACACAGAACAATGATGTAAGAACTACAGTACACGTACAGTACATATATACACGTGCCATTGAAACAGATTTTAACAAATCGAATCCAGTGTACTGACATCAATGTCTAGCTTCACATTAAAAAtgagcctgagagagagagagagagagagagagagagagagcaacaaaaaaaaaaaaaaaaaaatcaaacaacaatTTCAACATTGACGGATGTGTTAGATCCAGTCATGAGCACAAACAACATGGGCATCTCTCTCTCAGGAAGATGAATCTGCATGGATCTCAAAGCGTTTCACAGCCTTGCATAGTATCTACGATTAGGGGGCTCTTTGATGAACCGCCAGACAGACATGGTAAGTTGAGGCTGTCGAGGTTGGTGTGGTTATTTGAAGGCTGACTTCAGCTCTTTGAAAGCGGCTTGTCTTTGTTTCCTCTCCTCCGCCTGCCGTTTCTTCTCCTCCTGCTCCTGACGGATTTCCGCTTCAAACTTGTTTGATTCATTAATGGCCTGCACCTGTTACAAAAGCAAATAGCAATTTCTGGGTTATCCTAAACTGAGTTTCCTTATAAGTAAAAATGCAACCTATCTAGGCAGGAAATTAaaggagtatatatatatatattagaatgtcgtggaaaagttcatttatttcagtaaatcaactcaaattgtgaaactcgtgtattaaataaattcaatgcacacagactgaagtagtttaagtctttggttcttttaattgtgatgattttggctcacatttaacaaaaacccaccaattcactatctcaaaaaattagaatacatcataagaccaataaaaaaaaatgttttagtgaattgttggccttctggaaagaatgttcatttactgtatatgtactcaatacttggtaggggctccttttgctttaataactgcctcagttcggcgtggcatggaggtgatcagtttgtggcactgctgaggtggtatggaagcccaggtttctttgacagtggccttcagctcatctgcattttttggtctcttgtttctcattttcctcttgacaataccccatagattctctatggggttcaggtctggtgagtttgctggccagtcaagcacaccaacaccatggtcatttaaccaacttttggtgcttttggcagtgtgggcaggtgccaaatcctgctggaaaatgaaatcagcatctttaaaaagctggtcagcagaaggaagcatgaagtgcttcaaaatttcttggtaaacgagtgcagtgactttggttttcaaaaaacacaatggaccaacaccagcagatgacattgcaccccaaatcatcacagactgtggaaacttaacactggacttcaagcaacttgggctatgagcttctccacccttcctccagactctaggatcttggtttccaaatgaaatacagaacttgctctcatctgaaaagaggactttggaccactgggcaacagtccagttcttcttctccttagcccaggtaagacacctctgacattgtctgttgttcaggagtggcttaacaagaggaatacgacaactgtagccaaattccttgacacatctgtgtgtggtggctcttgatgccttgaccccagcctcagtccattccttgtgaagttcacccaaattcttgaatcgattttgcttgacaatcctcataaggctgcggttctctcggttggttgtgcatctttttcttccacactttttccttccactcaactttctgttaacatg
This is a stretch of genomic DNA from Myxocyprinus asiaticus isolate MX2 ecotype Aquarium Trade chromosome 24, UBuf_Myxa_2, whole genome shotgun sequence. It encodes these proteins:
- the LOC127414505 gene encoding transcription initiation factor TFIID subunit 10-like — encoded protein: MNVDLPQTGQTGAAAAAASSTSTTTTTSSSSSSSSSNCVPNSISAANASSIPAVGSGNVPTSAAMATPSSDTVSNGVYVPTGIANGDVKPVISTTPLADFLMQLEDYTPTIPDAVTGYYLNRAGFEASDPRIIRLISLASQKFISDIANDALQHCKMKGTASGSSRNKTKDKKYTLTMEDLTPALSEYGINVKKPHYFI